The DNA window TTGTGAGTTCAATGCCTGCCTGAGCTATACAGAAAGAACAGCCTTAGTGAGTCGCTTATCTTaaggttaaaatatatatatatatatatacaaaaaggGCTGGGtatatatctcagtggtagagcatttccctagcatgtatgaagccacATACAATGAATGCCACATGCTGCTAAAAAGTAGAACTGTCTTTCTTAACTTAGTACTTGTGAATGAACATGGTGTGCTTAGGAAAGAGGGGAGATCATGGCTGTCTTCAAATAAGGTGTTGAATTGGGAAGTAATGAAAACTATTATCTCAAATTACATTTCTTTGAAAGTAATTCTGTCAAGAGCTAAAGTGAATACAGAGAACCTCCACACAAAGCTGGTCTCACATAAAAGCAGTACAATTCTACCCTCATCTTGGTCCTACCCGAACTAGTACTCGATACCTGAACATGTGGACATATTTCATGCTGCTGAAAATACAAATTCACCATTAGAAATCAGTTTCTTGGAATGATCaactaaaaattatttcttgaagtcaggcatggtggtgtatgcctttaatcccagcatttgggaggcagaggtaggaggatcactgagagtttgaggccaccctgaaaaaaaaaaaaaatatatatatatatatatatatatatatatatatatgtatatatatatatatatatatatatatatatatatatatagagagagagagagagagagagagagagagagagagagagggaatttatATCAGTCTGCTTAGGTTCTGGGAACCATGGCAAGCCAACATGCAATAAGAATaacactacagggctggagagatggctaagtggtgaaggtactcgcctacaaagccaaaagacccagatttgattccccaggacccacataagacaggtacacaaggtgacacatgtgtcttaaGTTCATTTTATGGAGTTCCTGGTGtaacccttctttctctttctctcaaataataaataaattaaatataaaaaataattaacactATATTCCTTTCTATTTATAATTTAGTTATTAACATCTATTTAATAACAGAATGTTTCagtaatttaagaaaaagaaaatgatcttgAAAGGAGAGCAgatcacagaaacaaaaagaaatggatcTTCAGAAGAAGTGGACTAGGGGAGGAAGCAAAATGTAGAAACAGTTataagaaaaacatgacattttgAGGTTCAAAGAATACTGTTGGAATTTGAATCCTGTTCACCTCTGTGATCACTAATCTCACTTGTCAACTTGGCTGAGGTTATAATCACCTATGAGACAAATCACTGGGAATGTTTGTGACTTTGTAGATTAGGATACTAAGGTAGGAAGACTTACCCCATTTGTGGATGGTACAATTCCATGAGTGAAGAGAGACCTggactgagttaaaaaaaaaaaaagaacaaaaaacttgGATATCTGcatttattatcttttattcttGAGTGTGAACAGAATGGGACCAGTTGCCACATGCACTTGAtgccaggtgttttctgtcatGACACTGTAccctgaaacaaaaaaaaaaaaaaaaaaaaaaaaaaaaaaaaaaaaaaaaaaaaaaaccttccttaaGTGAATTTGACAAGTATTTTGTCAGAATAATATGAAAGGTGACTAAGACCCTTTTTTCAAAAGTCAAGGCCCGGGGAAGGAGCGTCTGACATGTCTATTTTGCATTTCTGACAAGACTTTAGTGAAAAAGATATGGTCCCATTAAAAGCACCACCAGATTAAATAGTGTAAGAAAGAGGTGATTCCTGACTAGGAAATAAGGGTGGattaaggaaaatgaatggatattGGAGATCTCAAATTCAACTCTGAAGCTTGTTGGTATTCACACCTGTGAGTGACAATTTTCCCCATAAATACATCATTCCCATCAAAAGAAAGTAAATGACTAGTTCTATGACTCTATTGTATATACTAAAAATAACCAATGAAAAGGACAAAGATGCAAACATGCatagatatacacatatacatttaaaTTCCTATTCAGCTGGGGCCCGGGAGCCGTCGGAGCGGCGGCCTCCGGGGAAGCGGCCGTTGAGGCGGCGTTGGCGTTGGCGGCTGTGCGCCCAGGACTTCACATGGAGTCGCGGGATGGCCGTCCCGGGCTCTGCTGCAAGCCTGGCGGGCGGCTGGACATGAGCCACGGCTTCGTGCACCACATCCGACGGAACCAGATCGCCCGGGACGACTACGACAAGAAGGTGAAGCAGGCCGCCAAGGAGAAGGTGAGGAGGCGACACACGCCGGCGCCCACCCGGCCCCGCAAGCCCGACCTGCAGGTGTACCTGCCGCGACACCGAGGGCGAGATAGCTGTAGCCGCCCAGGCAACCTTGACTGTGAGGAGTCGGGTGAAAGCAGCAGCGGCAGCTCTGAGCTGGAGCCATCCAGCCGCCAGCTCTTCTGCTTAGAATATGAAGCGGACAGTGGAGAGGTCACAACAGTTATCGTGTATCAGGATGATGACCCTGGAAGGGTGAGTGAGGAAGTTTCAGCGCACACACCTCTGGATCCACCCATGCGAGAGGCCCTCAGATTGCGGATCCAGGAGGAGATTGCAAAGCGCCAGAGCCAACACTGACCAGGTTGAAGGCGGAAGGTGTTCAGGCTGGATTCACTGCACTTGGAAGAATTCTGCTCAGGGAGCTCACCCTAGTTTAGGGCTATCAGGACCAGTCTATCCATCTTCAGACCCCTACCCCACAAAGCTGCTACATCCACAAGGGTATGTTGCAGGACCATATCTAGCTTACCTCCCTGTTGGCCATTCTTTTTTGTATATTGGCCCATTTGCTTAGCCTAACATTCTGGAACATTTTGTTTGGCTAATTTGGTGTCCTGGGGACAGAGACTTCAAGAGAGAGCCGAAGTGTATGAAGCCTCCGGCCCCCATGCTGCTGTCACACAGACGTACACCTGGCCACGCCATGAGCCACATTGGTTATCTTAGGGTTCTTTCATGTTTCTGCTCACCTCCACCCATGTTTGCTTAGATTTTTCCAGTTCTGGCTTTTCCTTTCCCCCATCTTTTTGCCTCAGGCACAATCAGTTTTCCTCACCCAACATGATTGTTTCTCTACTGCTCAGGACTTTGGAAGTGGGATGGGGATGGTCCTGGGAGTCTGCCTCTAACAAGTTCTCCAAGTAATTCTGAAGCAAATAAAATGGGGGAACTTTGTTTTTGAGGCCTACTTGGAAGCATGTTTCCTTCCCCTTCTGTGGCTTTTCTAGGTTGCTCTATGTCCTACCTCTCTGCACTGTCTGCAcaagaaaactagaaaaagatGCTGAACTAATTGATAGTTGTTGCTTGCAGCAAAACCTGCCTTGGCTAGAGCTACAGAATTCCAGCTTTTGACCTCATCCCTAGCTGTAAACAGAATATTCTCTCTCAGACTAAAGGGGAATCATCAAAATGAGCTTGAAACTGACTTGCCAGTTATGACTTAATAGTTTTGGACTGTTAAAGTTGGGaagttagctggacatggtggcatagcCTAGTGTGGAGGCACATACCTTTCATctgaaattacagagtgagttacaggtcagcctgggggcggggtggggggagtgatGGGAAACTCAACATTAACAATAATTGCCTATGTGTAGAGCTTAGTGATTGGGTGGGGGGAGAACAAGAAAAATCCTGAGGACCATAAAGGAAGTGAAGTGAGCCCCTCTCCTTTTCCCCATGCTTTTACCTTTCTTATGTCACTTGGGCccagcatagtggtacatgcttgtaatcccaatattcaggaggccaaggcaggaggatttccacaagtttgaggctagcttgggctatagagcaCAACCCTATCTCACCACCAACAGAAGCTAACTTAGGTCTGTCTGTAGGGTAAAGATCCCCAGGAATAGCATTTCTCTCACTTAAggaacattttttgttttctatcaaGGGGTTAGGCTGTGGTCTGAAGTCCACAAGACATCCTGTGTACAGGAATTTTGAGGCACCTAACTTCTAGCAAGTGACCCTACCCCTCAGCAACTTGAAATGTGGACTGTAAGAGAGCCCCTGAGCACTGAGACTGCAGCCAAAGCCCCTGCCCCGGGGTGTTTCTACATGAGGGTCTCAAAATCAGTCTGGCTAGTCATCACTGCAGTTTTTCTCTTAAAGGCTTCCTGAGAGCTGTTTTGTCACAGCTTGCAATGCTGGGACAGCGAGTGAGGTGGTAAGTTAGAAGGGCCTGGCTATGAAGATGGCTGGAGATAGAATGCTCCAGACCCACAGAGCTGGCCCAGGGTTAAGTGCCTTAAGTTTGCCAGTCCTGAGCCCAGTTCtgctttcaaaggagaaagtctttgccctcTATGTAGGCAACTGTGCTAGAAGTGCCTTTAGAAGTCATTGCCAACTACCCTCCAAAGGCTCCTTGCTCACAGAGGTTCTGCCAAACTACCCCCATCTTCCTGCAGGCTAGAGGACCGCTTGCTTAGTCTTCCAGATCTTCAACTGAATGTGTGACCTGGAACATAGGATTCACTGGAATTCTTTAACACTTAGTCTGGAAATACTTTGGGGCCTGTCTTAGAACTGGATCATTTGTTTCCTGGTTCCATTacagaacctagaaaaaaatacCTGAAGAGACAAGCACCTAAAAGTTTGCTTcttgaaaaaggaagagaaaaaaaaaagcaatgtttgCGTGTATCTCttgtctttttatgtttattatgtgAGTCTCTCAAAGACCCTCTCAGGCAGGAAATGatagtttttaaactttcttttagaGAAACTTGGCTTATCAAGtacatatgaaatattttctaagatTCTTAGCAAATAGTATGACTAAACAAAGCTAAATCTTGTGCTGAAATGAAAAGTGATCTTTTGGAGCCAGGGAATGCTGCTGTTTCTCCAGATGTGCCTGAAATGCTTCTCTGAGGGTAGTTTTATAGCTTAGCCTCGTTGTTCTCTTGCCCCTCTTGTGGGGTCCCAGGTATTACCTTCTGTTTTATTCACCAGAATTGCCTGCAGATATGGAACACGGTAGAACATTTCTCACAGGCTCTAGTCTAGTGTTAGTCTAGAGAGATGTGCTGGGCAGTGTGGTGGAGTGGCCCTAGTGTTGCACTAGGCGGAACATTTTAGCAGGCTGCTTCAGAACCAACACTCCTTGGATTACTTATGCTTTTGGCtatctttaaaagagaaagaagcagaagaaaaaacagagctgggtgtggtggtacatacctgtaatcctggcattcCAGAGgctgcctgagctacatagtgagacccttggAGCCTGGATTTTATAGCTTTGTAATTCCTGGGCCACAATGTGACTGGTAAAAGGGGAGCTGGTTTGCAGGGCCCTTGTGCTATATAAGGCTAAACATTAAAAATGGagttgtaagccaggtgtggtggcacacacctttaatcccagtactcaggaggcagaggtaggaggattgccatgagt is part of the Jaculus jaculus isolate mJacJac1 chromosome X, mJacJac1.mat.Y.cur, whole genome shotgun sequence genome and encodes:
- the LOC123456717 gene encoding UPF0561 protein C2orf68-like, which encodes MESRDGRPGLCCKPGGRLDMSHGFVHHIRRNQIARDDYDKKVKQAAKEKVRRRHTPAPTRPRKPDLQVYLPRHRGRDSCSRPGNLDCEESGESSSGSSELEPSSRQLFCLEYEADSGEVTTVIVYQDDDPGRVSEEVSAHTPLDPPMREALRLRIQEEIAKRQSQH